In the genome of Drosophila subpulchrella strain 33 F10 #4 breed RU33 chromosome 2L, RU_Dsub_v1.1 Primary Assembly, whole genome shotgun sequence, one region contains:
- the LOC119545991 gene encoding nascent polypeptide-associated complex subunit alpha, muscle-specific form isoform X2, whose translation MSERSKGDVSRINNNANPTRVVKNPLLSASVTGLSFDDFPNKPQLLPAAPPVVHATPPAAPVLIAGILNREPKTLVTVGQPSSIDDSEALDEINLNTSSEDSIGAGGSSPYQGAGDQNANPLLEPLQEAGNDSLLSQAASSFTALPSVASNVFSTFSKRIYSGSRESSEEPKLDIQPTYIQQASYVQPVAPVPAPFYAAPPAASNEVVAPEPPKFYAPTEIPAPNVGVPGPPPAAGNPNTYRFTARKKLYAPIPGLSEQSGQGAQIPQAPQAIPSFQTPPYPPQPTPAANPAPFDISAQLAPIPPEERKSGSGLFSLTSLVPTGVLQNISGLVQSATGRSSEPEYTNPPQPTVGYFDVSSGPPAPSTNLFGASNPGVPPGGNYFVPSPAPSLSSTGVVAPTAVGTLFGPPVPVPGAPPAAAPPGIGAFFNPAPTSIVPGVPPSVFTPGAAPPVAIQGVPSIPVNASTVPPASLPPTSAVGGFFTPASGTIATGVSPSVPSVFTSEAVPSVAPPAVPTIPVSTTAAPPANLPPTSAIGGFFNPGEAPLAAKSFATQDVNAPGVPPTGFFPPAAFPPASNPNPLPGAPPVAAAPPPAAGQASYRLQKGTRLYKSPLTAQETAATSGFAAPLPPTSVPPAIFNPFGAPASGPLNSVAQPETQGNQGVSFDTQPVYTPAVPPTGGKPEIGPGFTAPPPAVSAIFAPPPAASIASVVPPPAASFANFAPPTAASVAPPAVASIASVAPPSAASIASAAPAPAASIASVAPPPTEPIASVAPPPAASIASVAPPPTAPIASVAPPPAASIASVAPPPTAPIASVAPPPAASIASVAPPPSASIPNHPSSVGIARVPLFSAPTISSLGIPFFNPQSTNTVATSTALETLIQGPPSVQGNPLFAPTSSANPFFVPQPSKESALFTNSESEKLVQEPSLTQGIPFFAPPPAGTGEINLFTPQPNEEQVSPKEEPKKIQTQEEPLSGPPPEITQSVNLSTATSEAPFFGPPVIEPVVEYTPATNPESSAPLFASSSEPDQGPVTFPAPSAPVEQETPLFVPVPALSGQSQGVPLYPPPPTGSTDTSGPIDPPSAASSDPAPTADPVTSSVSSFFSPAQEDSTSALFALPPAANTTIFTPTPPTTSTLFAAIPTAQSAPELVPATSAELVDAPAAFLGTPEASTTNLFQSNTETQTVFSPFAQTKATPLIQKSGPELIPPPIGFFAQQTEAEALNHPPLAPSPLQSFFDPAPGAAASADFNFFASPAPGSVFPDLPVQQGIAPPPLALEPPTEAGDTSTAPAPLGFELLSQSQQAQDQAPSSNENSYPNSSVNSFTGYFGGPSAPPAPSVAPEPVPTPVGPVVNCDPVNFFDQVPQTQSQIQQANEDQRIQNFFNNPPLQDQPAAPGELKYDIVHSGVAVKQLQERSQTPVSNLVEPPSSACSEFSTLAPAPTQSERQAVEDLLQQHLGELPDDILRELRMANANSDKGQVATPTVAIPYSPVVVHWFYKRSVDTKFIWTPFSHYDSALLETSLNLDDSSLIIPVEGGRYDVNIKERTKTPVYWEGKAIEVRRCSWFYKGVDSKYVPYTEDTAALLESEYKRSAETGEWHQKIMLGNGEQVVFHGPTVIVHFLPQQNADTWGTSTQSSMRPRVVKRDLDDFTIEQGESQRVDHLLFMVHGIGSACDLKMRSVEEVVDDFRVIAQQLVQSHYKNSTDMGLVGRVEVLPISWHGHLHSEEMGIDEKLKSITLESIPRLRNFTNDTLLDVLFYTSPKYCQKIMNTVADELNDVYLNYRMRHPEFNGGVSLAGHSLGSLILFDLLCHQEPLKESEEENKNPDQLPQKQASLKVQLPTSDLLPKQVSYAMGPEGTGQPVITYTQLIFHPKKFFALGSPIGMFVTIRGIDKLGLDFHLPTCPGFYNIFHPFDPVAYRIEALVNPDMSGIRPVLIPHHKGRKRMHLELKETMTRVGADIKQRFMDTFKTTLDSVNFLATVTKVKKEAEESLEKETSQTSSQALQKQNEDHDESSVASSSYKLRNRTDSNSTTASEPEFIELDFPLGKLNDSKRVDYVLQEAPLEFINEYIFALSSHVCYWGSEDTILFVMKEIYASLGISTDSQVPQSSMTIERPVSHESSVSHSLLPM comes from the exons AACCCAAAACATTGGTTACCGTAGGCCAGCCATCCAGCATTGACGACAGCGAGGCGCTCGACGAGATTAACTTGAATACCAGCAGCGAGGATTCAATTGGCGCTGGAGGATCGAGTCCATATCAAGGAGCAGGCGATCAAAACGCCAATCCCCTGTTGGAACCCCTTCAAGAAGCTGGCAACGATTCACTGCTGAGCCAGGCGGCCTCCTCCTTCACCGCCCTGCCATCAGTGGCCTCGAACGTGTTTTCCACATTCTCGAAGCGAATCTATTCCGGCAGCAGGGAGTCCTCAGAGGAGCCCAAATTGGACATCCAGCCCACATACATTCAGCAGGCCAGCTACGTTCAGCCAGTAGCTCCAGTACCCGCACCCTTCTACGCAGCTCCTCCAGCGGCGTCAAACGAAGTGGTCGCCCCCGAACCACCCAAGTTCTACGCACCCACTGAGATTCCGGCACCGAACGTTGGAGTTCCTGGTCCACCGCCGGCAGCAGGAAATCCCAACACTTATCGGTTCACCGCCAGAAAGAAGCTATACGCGCCCATTCCTGGATTATCAGAGCAATCCGGACAAGGTGCCCAGATTCCCCAGGCTCCTCAAGCGATCCCGTCGTTCCAGACGCCACCATATCCACCACAGCCGACTCCCGCAGCAAATCCTGCTCCCTTTGACATATCAGCTCAGCTAGCTCCAATTCCCCCAGAAGAGCGCAAATCAGGAAGTGGCCTATTCTCACTGACCAGTCTTGTGCCCACGGGAGTTCTGCAGAACATCTCGGGACTTGTGCAATCCGCCACTGGCCGAAGCAGTGAGCCAGAATATACCAATCCTCCTCAGCCAACAGTAGGATACTTCGACGTTTCAAGCGGACCACCAGCTCCATCAACGAACCTATTTGGAGCTTCAAATCCAGGAGTACCACCGGGAGGTAACTATTTCGTACCTAGTCCCGCTCCATCATTATCGTCAACCGGAGTAGTAGCTCCCACTGCTGTGGGAACTTTATTTGGGCCACCAGTTCCAGTCCCGggagcaccaccagcagcagcgcCCCCAGGTATAGGTGCATTCTTTAATCCTGCACCGACATCAATCGTCCCAGGAGTTCCGCCTTCCGTTTTCACTCCAGGAGCAGCTCCACCTGTTGCCATACAAGGAGTTCCATCAATTCCTGTAAACGCTTCAACAGTACCACCAGCAAGTCTCCCACCAACTTCTGCAGTTGGAGGATTCTTTACACCTGCATCGGGAACAATCGCCACGGGAGTTTCACCCTCGGTTCCTTCTGTTTTCACTTCAGAAGCTGTTCCTTCTGTTGCCCCGCCAGCGGTTCCAACAATACCTGTATCGACAACAGCAGCACCACCTGCAAACCTTCCTCCTACATCCGCTATAGGAGGATTCTTTAATCCAGGAGAAGCACCTCTTGCTGCCAAATCATTTGCAACACAAGACGTAAACGCACCAGGAGTACCACCAACAGGGTTCTTTCCTCCAGCAGCGTTTCCTCCTGCATCTAATCCTAATCCCTTGCCAGGAGCTCCGCCAGTAGCAGCTGCTCCACCACCAGCCGCTGGACAGGCATCATATAGGCTCCAAAAGGGCACTCGCCTCTACAAGAGTCCATTGACGGCGCAGGAAACTGCAGCAACTTCCGGATTTGCCGCTCCTTTGCCTCCCACATCTGTACCACCGGCAATATTCAACCCGTTCGGAGCACCGGCTTCAGGACCTCTGAACTCAGTGGCACAACCAGAAACTCAAGGCAACCAAGGAGTTTCATTCGATACACAGCCAGTGTACACTCCCGCAGTTCCCCCCACAGGCGGAAAACCTGAAATCGGTCCAGGATTCACCGCTCCGCCGCCGGCTGTTTCTGCAATTTTTGCTCCTCCACCAGCGGCATCAATTGCAAGTGTTGTCCCTCCACCAGCAGCATCTTTTGCCAATTTTGCTCCTCCGACCGCAGCAAGTGTTGCTCCACCGGCAGTAGCATCAATTGCAAGTGTTGCTCCTCCATCAGCAGCCTCAATAGCAAGTGCTGCTCCTGCGCCAGCAGCCTCAATCGCAAGTGTTGCTCCTCCACCAACAGAACCAATCGCAAGTGTTGCTCCTCCGCCAGCAGCCTCAATCGCAAGTGTTGCTCCACCACCAACAGCACCAATCGCAAGTGTTGCTCCTCCGCCAGCAGCCTCAATCGCAAGTGTTGCTCCACCACCAACAGCACCAATCGCAAGTGTTGCTCCTCCGCCAGCAGCCTCAATCGCAAGTGTTGCTCCTCCACCATCAGCATCTATTCCAAATCATCCTTCATCAGTTGGTATTGCAAGGGTACCCCTTTTCTCAGCACCAACAATATCCTCCTTGGGAATTCCTTTCTTTAATCCACAATCGACAAACACAGTTGCAACTTCGACAGCTTTGGAAACACTGATTCAAGGACCTCCGTCAGTTCAAGGAAATCCTTTGTTTGCGCCTACATCCTCAGCCAACCCCTTCTTTGTCCCCCAACCGTCGAAGGAATCTGCTCTGTTCACTAATTCAGAAAGTGAAAAACTGGTCCAAGAACCCTCATTGACCCAAGGAATCCCATTCTTtgcaccaccaccagcaggcACAGGGGAAATAAATCTTTTTACACCACAGCCCAACGAGGAGCAAGTATCACCAAAAGAAGAACCCAAGAAGATCCAGACCCAAGAGGAGCCTTTATCTGGACCACCACCAGAAATCACTCAAAGCGTTAACTTGTCAACGGCAACCAGCGAAGCTCCATTCTTTGGTCCTCCTGTTATCGAACCCGTTGTGGAATATACTCCAGCGACCAACCCCGAATCGAGTGCTCCACTCTTTGCATCATCAAGCGAGCCAGATCAAGGACCTGTTACATTCCCGGCTCCATCTGCACCAGTGGAACAAGAGACTCCATTATTTGTGCCAGTACCAGCTTTATCGGGACAAAGTCAGGGTGTACCCTTGTATCCGCCACCACCAACTGGATCCACTGATACTAGCGGGCCTATTGACCCACCGTCAGCGGCTTCAAGTGATCCAGCGCCAACAGCTGATCCTGTAACTTCATCAGTATCGTCGTTCTTTTCCCCTGCTCAAGAGGACTCTACATCTGCGTTATTTGCACTACCACCAGCTGCAAATACTACAATATTCACGCCGACGCCGCCAACAACTTCTACGTTGTTCGCCGCCATACCAACAGCCCAATCCGCACCAGAACTGGTTCCGGCTACATCCGCTGAGTTAGTTGATGCTCCGGCTGCCTTCCTTGGAACACCAGAGGCCAGCACTACCAATCTATTCCAGAGCAACACCGAGACTCAAACGGTCTTTAGTCCATTTGCCCAAACTAAAGCTACGCCTTTGATTCAGAAATCTGGACCGGAATTGATTCCACCTCCAATTGGATTTTTCGCACAGCAGACCGAGGCCGAAGCACTTAATCATCCACCACTTGCCCCCTCGCCCCTGCAGAGCTTCTTTGACCCAGCACCAGGAGCAGCTGCCTCCGCGGACTTTAACTTCTTTGCTAGTCCTGCACCCGGTAGCGTTTTTCCGGATTTGCCAGTCCAGCAGGGAATTGCTCCGCCACCCCTGGCACTAGAGCCACCTACGGAAGCTGGTGACACAAGTACTGCCCCAGCTCCTCTCGGATTTGAGTTGCTGAGCCAATCCCAGCAAGCGCAAGACCAAGCGCCAAGTTCAAACGAAAATTCCTATCCAAATTCAAGTGTCAACTCTTTCACCGGCTATTTTGGTGGCCCCAGTGCCCCTCCGGCACCTTCAGTCGCACCTGAGCCAGTACCCACACCTGTTGGTCCAGTTGTAAACTGCGATCCGGTCAATTTCTTTGATCAGGTGCCCCAGACCCAGTCGCAAATCCAACAAGCCAACGAGGACCAGCGCATCCAGAACTTCTTCAACAATCCGCCACTGCAGGATCAACCCGCTGCACCGGGTGAACTCAAGTACGACATTGTCCACAGTGGAGTGGCTGTGAAGCAGCTGCAGGAGCGATCGCAGACGCCCGTCTCCAATCTCGTCGAGCCACCATCATCCGCCTGCTCCGAGTTTTCAACCCTTGCTCCAGCTCCAACTCAAAGCGAGCGCCAAGCAGTTGAGGATCTGTTACAGCAGCACCTGGGCGAGTTGCCCGACGATATCCTTAGAGAGCTCAGAATGGCCAATGCCAACAGCGACAAGGGCCAGGTGGCCACACCTACCGTGGCTATA CCTTATTCACCAGTGGTAGTACATTGGTTCTACAAGCGCAGCGTGGACACAAAGTTCATCTGGACACCATTCAGTCACTATGATTCGGCCCTATTGGAAACCAGTCTTAACCTTG ACGATTCCTCTTTGATAATTCCCGTCGAGGGTGGCCGGTACGATGTGAACATCAAGGAGCGCACCAAGACACCCGTTTATTGGGAGGGAAAGGCCATCGAAGTACGGCGCTGCTCCTGGTTCTACAAGGGAGTTGACTCCAAGTACGTGCCCTACACCGAGGATACGGCCGCCCTACTTGAATCGGAATACAAGCGATCTGCGGAGACTGGCGAGTGGCATCAGAAGATCATGTTGGGCAATGGCGAGCAGGTGGTCTTCCACGGACCAACCGTCATCGTGCACTTCCTGCCGCAACAGAATGCGGACACCTGGGGAACCAGCACACAGAGCTCCATGCGACCACGGGTGGTCAAGAGGGATCTGGATGACTTCACCATCGAACAGGGCGAATCACAGCGAGTCGATCACCTGCTTTTCATGGTCCACGGCATTGGATCTGCCTGCGATTTGAAAATGAGATCGGTGGAGGAAGTTG TGGATGACTTCAGGGTAATTGCCCAGCAACTGGTTCAGTCGCACTACAAAAACTCCACGGACATGGGTCTGGTGGGTCGCGTTGAAGTCTTGCCCATATCCTGGCACGGTCACCTGCACTCCGAGGAGATGGGCATCGACGAAAAGCTCAAATCCATCACTCTTGAGTCGATTCCACGCCTGCGAAACTTCACCAACGACACGCTGCTCGACGTGCTCTTCTACACCAGCCCGAAGTACTGTCAGAAGATCATGAACACGGTGGCCGATGAACTTAACGACGTCTACCTAAACTACCGAATGCGACATCCTGAATTCAATGGGGGAGTCTCGTTGGCAGGACATAGTCTCGGCTCTCTAATCCTGTTCGATCTGCTGTGCCATCAGGAGCCACTCAAGGAAAGCGAGGAGGAGAATAAA AATCCCGACCAACTGCCTCAGAAGCAGGCCAGTCTAAAGGTTCAGCTCCCGACCAGCGATCTCCTGCCCAAACAAGTCAGCTACGCGATGGGTCCGGAGGGCACTGGCCAGCCAGTGATCACATATACACAGCTCATATTCCACCCGAAGAAGTTCTTCGCTCTGGGCTCGCCCATCGGGATGTTTGTGACCATCCGGGGCATCGATAAGCTTGGCCTCGACTTCCACCTACCCACGTGTCCGGGATTCTACAACATATTCCATCCCTTCGATCCGGTGGCCTATCGCATCGAGGCACTTGTGAATCCGGACATGAGTGGCATTCGGCCGGTATTGATTCCCCACCACAAGGGACGCAAGCGGATGCACCTGGAGCTAAAGGAGACGATGACACGGGTGGGAGCGGATATCAAGCAACGTTTTATGGACACATTCAAGACCACGCTGGATAGTGTCAACTTCCTGGCTACAGTGACAAAGGTGAAAAAGGAGGCCGAGGAATCCCTGGAGAAGGAGACAAGTCAGACGTCTTCGCAGGCCCTGCAAAAGCAAAACGAGGATCACGACGAGAGCTCTGTGGCCAGCTCATCCTACAAACTAAGAAATCGCACCGATTCCAATTCGACCACGGCCTCTGAACCTGAGTTTATCGAACTTGACTTCCCGCTGGGAAAGCTGAACGACTCAAAGCGAGTGGACTACGTGCTCCAGGAAGCGCCTCTGGAGTTCATCAACGAATATATTTTCGCCCTGAGCAGCCATGTGTGCTACTG GGGCTCCGAAGACACAATCCTGTTCGTTATGAAGGAGATCTACGCCAGCCTGGGCATCAGCACAGACAGCCAGGTGCCGCAGTCCTCAATGACCATCGAGCGACCCGTCTCCCACGAGAGCAGTGTCAGCCATTCGCTGTTGCCGATGTGA